The following proteins are encoded in a genomic region of Vulpes vulpes isolate BD-2025 chromosome X, VulVul3, whole genome shotgun sequence:
- the FAM156A gene encoding protein FAM156A/FAM156B, with translation MSTNYTSMDPLQKCNPTLISESSPVISEETSREVTAASPPSFSELLMMGLGDLKSSPGPKYPAPLPEGLPQQQYRDDKTLQERRWERSASPQRKRTLLGHMRRRHLDHVAPYRVERNARISSSGDRDQNGFRCECRYCQSHRPNVSGMPAERKGAPHPSSWETLVQGLSGLTLSLGTNRPGLLPEGVLQQQEREEKLQLEMQQESKRMFQRLLKQWLKEN, from the coding sequence ATGAGCACCAACTACACCTCCATGGATCCACTCCAGAAGTGTAACCCAACACTGATTTCGGAATCTTCCCCGGTGATCTCTGAAGAGACTTCCCGGGAAGTCACAGcagcctcccctccttccttctcagaACTGCTGATGATGGGCCTCGGGGACCTCAAAAGCAGTCCTGGCCCCAAATACCCTGCCCCTCTGCCAGAGGGGCTGCCCCAGCAGCAGTACAGGGATGACAAGACCCTACAGGAGAGGCGCTGGGAAAGGTCAGCATCCCCTCAGAGGAAGAGAACACTTCTGGGGCACATGAGACGGCGACACCTTGATCACGTGGCGCCTTATCGGGTTGAAAGAAATGCCAGGATCTCTTCATCAGGTGATAGAGATCAGAACGGATTCCGATGTGAATGTCGATACTGCCAGAGCCATAGGCCCAATGTCTCTGGGATGCCTGCAGAGAGGAAAGGGGCCCCACATCCTTCCTCCTGGGAAACGCTGGTGCAGGGCCTCAGCGGCTTGACCCTCAGCCTGGGAACCAACCGGCCTGGCCTTCTGCCTGAAGGGGTGCTCCaacagcaggagagagaggagaagctcCAACTGGAGATGCAGCAGGAAAGCAAAAGAATGTTTCAGAGGCTCCTAAAACAGTGGTtgaaggaaaactga